A window from Fragaria vesca subsp. vesca linkage group LG5, FraVesHawaii_1.0, whole genome shotgun sequence encodes these proteins:
- the LOC101305273 gene encoding peptidyl-prolyl cis-trans isomerase FKBP18, chloroplastic-like — MASSPIRCLHLQLQLHHQTQFTASSTWKPGNTRRSQVQVVKAEQQNEAGISRRSCANILIMTWLPALTLISASPASAEARLRRNRKAIPLEDYSTTPEGLKYYDLVEGRGPVAEKGSTVQVHFECLYRGITAVSSRESKILAGNRIISQPYIFKVGSPPGKERKREFVDNANGLFSAQAAPKPPRAMYSVTEGMKVGGKRTVIVPPEAGYGPKGMNEIPPGATFELNLELLQVDPPS, encoded by the exons ATGGCATCATCACCAATAAGATGCTTGCATCTGCAGTTGCAGTTGCACCACCAAACCCAGTTCACGGCCAGTTCAACTTGGAAACCCGGTAACACTAGGAGAAGCCAAGTTCAAGTAGTCAAGGCAGAGCAGCAAAATGAAGCAGGCATTTCAAGAAGATCATGCGCCAATATTCTCATCATGACTTGGCTGCCGGCCCTGACCCTCATTTCGGCTTCTCCAGCGTCCGCGGAGGCCAGACTGAGACGCAACAGGAAAGCCATCCCTCTTGAAGACTACAGTACTACCC CTGAAGGATTAAAATATTATGATTTGGTTGAAGGAAGGGGTCCAGTAGCTGAGAAAGGATCAACAGTTCAG GTTCACTTCGAATGCTTATATCGTGGGATAACAGCTGTATCAAGCAGGGAATCCAAAATCTTGGCTGGAAATCGTATTATTTCCCAG CCATACATCTTCAAAGTTGGCTCACCTCCAGGGAAAGAACGAAAGCGAGAGTTTGTGGATAACGCAAATGGTCTATTTTCCGCACAAGCTGCACCAAAACCCCCTCGAGCAATGTACTCAGTAACTGAAGGGATGAAAGTAGGAGGGAAG CGAACTGTGATTGTTCCTCCAGAGGCTGGATATGGCCCAAAGGGCATGAATGAGATCCCT CCTGGAGCAACGTTTGAGCTGAATCTGGAGCTTTTGCAAGTGGATCCACCTTCATGA